The following proteins are co-located in the Cutaneotrichosporon cavernicola HIS019 DNA, chromosome: 3 genome:
- a CDS encoding uncharacterized protein (pfkB family carbohydrate kinase) produces MFDQSTPPSGRVATLGMLIIDHFAVHDAGGREVPADEPILGGGGLYATVAARQFLPASNVGFIADVGPDFPPAFRQQLEGLGEMVYFRSRDVTTRALNIYSGSRIGEGAQSFRYLVPRKQITPRDYLPPCPVGGVSWLHVVCDTQRAVSILEEAEAFKVEGWKGKMAWEPLVRTNADVAEYAALAARFDVFSPNHLELQTIVGRDDGVEANAAAFQARCSTPIVVRAGADGAFALSSDWKGWVPAFWRVGEESHIVDVTGGGNAFVGGLLAGLLLTRDLRAACIYGTTAASFAIEGRGIPRLSTEGGHELWNGVDVWERLKEMVRRTELLEQSSS; encoded by the exons ATGTTCGACCAGTCCACTCCCCCCTCAGGGAGGGTGGCCACGCTGG GCATGCTGATCATCGACCATTTTGCGGTACACGATGCGGGCGGGCGCGAGGTGCCGGCCGACGAGCCTATC TTGGGCGGTGGTGGCCTCTACGCCACGGTGGCCGCACGCCAGTTCCTACCTGCCTCAAACGTCGGCTTCATAGCCGATGTCGGGCCAGACTTTCCTCCCGCCTTCCGCCAGCAACTGGAGGGCCTCGGTGAGATGGTATACTTCCGCTCGCGAGATGTGACAACGCGCGCCCTCAACATCTACTCTGGCAGTCGGATTGG CGAGGGGGCCCAGAGCTTTCGCTACCTCGTCCCAAGGAAGCAGATTACCCCGCGCGACTACCTTCCCCCATGCCCGGTTGGAGGGGTGAGCTGGCTGCACGTCGTGTGCGATACGCAGCGCGCCGTCTCAATCTTAGAGGAGGCGGAAGCGTTCAAGGTGGAAGGCTGGAAGGGGAAGATGGCATGGGAGCCACTTGTGCGG ACCAACGCCGATGTGGCCGAGTACGCAGCACTAGCGGCGCGCTTTGACGTTTTCAG TCCGAACCATCTGGAACTACAGACGATCGTTGGCCGGGACGAcggggtcgaggccaaCGCCGCTGCCTTCCAGGCGCGCTGTTCCACGCCGATTGTGGTGCGCGCTGGTGCGGACGGTGCGTTTGCCCTCTCCTCAGACTGGAAGGGCTGGGTCCCCGCATTCTggagggttggggaggagtCTCACATCGTCGACGTgacgggcggcggcaacgCGTTTGTGGGCGGTCTGCTAGccggccttctcctcacGCGCGACTTGCGCGCAG CGTGCATCTACGGCACGACAGCGGCGTCTTTTGCCAtcgaggggaggggaatCCCTCGACTTTCGACTGAAGGCGGACACGAACTGTGGAatggcgtcgacgtgtGGGAGCGGCTCAAAGAGATGGTGCGGCGGACGGAGCTGCTCGAACAGTCGTCCAGCTGA
- the ENV7 gene encoding uncharacterized protein (Protein tyrosine kinase), whose protein sequence is MNDNLLIALDRIKFYAQDALMTVTQCICRPDATLKINGRQYKVDKLLGEGGFSFVYLIHDTSLGQLFALKKMLVTTGQEGVQQAMREVEMMRRFRHPNIIKLLDSAVQQDESGDGKIIYLFLPYFPRGNLQDLMTQNGVTGNRIDEDRLLRIFRGTCLAVRAMHQYRLPNISATYPPTRDDEPLLNQPELVFDAPEDEPGQEGELVPYAHRDIKPGNIMLADDDTPILMDFGSAIKARIAIANRQQALLEQDIAAEHSTMPYRAPELFDVKTGKTLDEKVDIWSLGCTLYAVAYGFSPFETDGASIAMAVMSGRYRHPGGFSDRVTQLIDAMLVVDPAQRPDIQTVIDLAEASLRTGPHSN, encoded by the exons ATGAACGATaacctcctcatcgcgcTTGATCGAATCAAGTTCTATGCGCAGGATGCGCTGATGACTGTCACCCAG TGCATCTGCCGCCC CGATGCAACGCTCAAAATCAACGGGCGGCAGTACAAGGTCGACAAGTTGCTGGGTGAGGGCGGGTTCTCGTTCGTCTACCTCATCCATGACACGAGCCTGGGGCAGCTCTTTGCGCTCAAGAAGATGCTCGTCACAACGGGACAGGAGGGCGTGCAGCAGGCGATGCGCGAAGTCGAGATGATGCGCCGCTTCCGCCATCCGAACATTATCAAGCTCCTAGACTCGGCTGTGCAACAGGATgagagcggcgacggcaagaTCATCTATCT CTTCCTCCCTTACTTTCCGCGGGGGAACCTGCAAGACCTGATGACGCAAAACGGCGTAACAGGCAACCggatcgacgaggaccgcctcctccgcatcTTCCGCGGCACCTGCCTGGCCGTGCGCGCGATGCACCAGTACCGCCTGCCGAACATTTCGGCCACGTATCCTCcgacgcgcgacgacgaaccGCTGCTCAACCAGCCTGAACTGGTGTTCGATGCgccagaggacgagccggGGCAGGAGGGTGAGCTCGTCCCATACGCCCACCGCGACATCAAACCGGGCAATATCATGCTggcagacgacgacacACCGATCCTCATGGACTTTGGATCAGCTATAAA AGCCCGCATTGCCATTGCAAACCGCCAACAGGCGCTTCTGGAACAAGACATCGCGGCCGAGCACAGCACAATGCCGTACCGCGCACCAGAATTGTTCGACGTCAAGACGGGCAAGACGCTCGACGAAAAAGTTGACATCTGGAGCCTTGGGTGTACACTGTATGCCGTGGCGTACGGCTTCAGCCCATTCGAGACTGACGGCGCGTCCATCGCCATGGCCGTCATGTCTGGGCGGTACCGGCACCCAGGTGGCTTTTCTGACCGGGTGACGCAGCTCATTGACGCGATGCTTGTTGTGGATCCGGCACAGCGCCCTGATATCCAGACG gtcATCGATCTTGCGGAGGCATCGCTGCGGACAGGACCGCATTCCAACTAG
- the CCA1 gene encoding uncharacterized protein (Belongs to the tRNA nucleotidyltransferase poly(A) polymerase family), giving the protein MVAAAPVTSVGAIRLSETEDKFVTLLDEFSRGYNPPIECRIAGGWVRDKILNLPSHDLDVALSTTSGYAFAEAFVAFLHARDVTTGSVGRVAANPEQSKHLETGTTRVLGLECDFVGLRSETYTDSRIPDQVNLGTPLEDAERRDLTVNSLFFNVHSREVEDWTRHGLADLEKRIARTPLPPRQTFLDDPLRVLRCVRFASRFGLAIEPDVSAAIRELDIKAALKTKVSKERVGIETTKMLEKQPLRAMELIDELGLHSSIFIVPDQDVQPPHDRGEALKATQILAAVLGREGRWKASETLWLAAAACPFRGAVATEKKKESPAAAVVVSEGLKLSNELKLGVQNLLEAAKLLDPKTEGRARIGTMLQLPAVKPWESSVVWAVVDRILPTWTGSWGSEQEAILAEWVAFYDKIVALGLPESIKQPPLVNGKEVQKMLDLPPGQLIQVILKAINWWQLDHPEKTKEDAAAWVAEQWAGEARAKWEADIPPLIPKAKKKGAAKQQKRP; this is encoded by the exons atggtcgccgccgctccaGTCACGTCTGTTGGCGCCATCCGTCTctccgagaccgaggacaagttcgtcactctcctcgacgagttctCGCGCGGCTACAACCCCCCAATCGAGTGCCGCATTGCTGGTGGCTGGGTACGGGACAAG ATCCTCAATCTCCCCTCTCACGATCTCGATGTAGCTCTGTCGACCACGAGCGGGTACGCGTTCGCCGAGGCCTTtgtcgccttcctccacgCCCGAGATGTGACTACTGGCAGCGTGGGGAGGgtcgccgccaaccccgaACAGAGCAAGCACCTTGAGACGGGGACCACgcgtgtcctcggcctcgagtgCGACTTTGTCGGTCTCCGCAGCGAGACGTACACGGACAGCCGCATCCCGGACCAGGTC AATCTGGGAACcccgctcgaggacgccgagcgccgcgacCTGACCGTCAACTCGCTCTTCTTCAACGTCCACTCgcgagaggtggaggacTGGACGCGACACGGCCTCGCAGATCTCGAGAAGCGCATTGCTCGCACCCCTCTCCCGCCGCGACagaccttcctcgacgaccctCTCCGCGTGCTCCGTTGTGTGCGCTTCGCGTCACGCTTCGGCCTCGCCATAGAGCCCGACGTGAGCGCTGCCATACGAGAACTCGATATCAAGGCCGCGCTCAAGACCAAGGTCTCGAAGGAGCGAGTGGGCATTGAGACGACCAAGATGCTTGAGAAGCAGCCCTTGAGGGCGATGgagctcatcgacgagctAGGGCTGCACTCGAGTATCTTCATCGTGCCCGATCAGGATGTGCAGCCTCCCCATGACCggggcgaggcgctcaaggcgaCGCAGatcctcgcggccgtctTGGGACGGGAGGGCCGTTGGAAGGCCAGCGAAACACTGTGGCTCGCTGCTGCCGCGTGCCCGTTCCGCGGTGCGGTCGCCaccgagaagaagaaggagtCACCAGCCGCCGCTGTCGTCGTGTCAGAGGGCTTGAAG ctcTCCAATGAGCTCAAGCTGGGTGTGCAAAACTTGTTGGAAGCTGCCAAGCTCTTGGATCCCAAGACGGAGGGACGCGCACGTATCGGCACGATGCTGCAGCTTCCAGCCGTCAAGCCGTGGGAGAGCTCGGTCGTGTgggccgtcgtcgaccgtATCCTGCCCACCTGGACGGGAAGCTGGGGATCAGAACAGGAAGCGATCCTTGCCGAGTGGGTCGCGTTCTATGACAAGATTGTCGCGCTCGGTCTGCCGGAGAGCATCAAACAGCCACCACTCGTCAAC ggaAAGGAGGTGCAGAAGATGCTGGACCTGCCGCCGGGGCAGCTCATCCAGGTCATCCTCAAGGCAATCAACTGGTGGCAGCTCGACCATCCCGAGAAGACGAAGGAGGATGCGGCTGCGTGGGTCGCGGAGCAGTGGGCGGGTGAGGCGCGGGCCAAGTGGGAAGCCGACATCCCACCGCTCATCCCCaaggcgaagaagaagggcgcgGCCAAGCAGCAGAAGCGGCCATAG
- the HTZ1 gene encoding uncharacterized protein (Histone 2A): MSSKTTGGKGGKAKTSSEAKVLTTRSSKAGLQFPVGRIHRFLRNKNANNVRVGAKAAVYVAAIMEYLTAEVLELAGNAAKDLRVKRITPRHLQLAIRGDEELDLLIRATIAGGGVLPHIHKTLVTKPSGLKPKKVGA; this comes from the exons ATGTCATCCAAGACCACGGGCGGAAAGGGAGGAAAGGCCAAGACATCCTCCGAGGCAAAAGTCCTCACTACCCGTTCATCCAAAGCGGGCCTCCAA TTCCCTGTCGGCCGTATTCACAG GTTCCTTCGTAACAAGAACGCCAACAAcgtgcgcgtcggcgccaaggccgcAGTTTacgtcgccgccatcatGGAGTACCTGACCGCTGAggttcttgagcttgccg GTaacgcggccaaggactTGCGCGTGAAGCGCATCACACCGCGCCACTTGCAGCTGGCCATtcgcggcgacgaggagctcgacctcctcatccgcgCCACCATCGCCGGCGGTGGTGTGCTCCCACACATCCACAAG ACCCTTGTCACCAAGCCGTCAGGCCTCAAGCCGAAGAAGGTTGGGGCGTAG
- the NUP192 gene encoding uncharacterized protein (Nuclear pore complex scaffold, nucleoporins 186/192/205) — MSRLPLAQWDPSLFTELLHLLVLISSRPSTSVFRRFFDKLDTARPWIIALTALPTPNNEDKEFIATSPISTPDGVEVRVTDELLVTTNTIAESLNLSHLLSAVLALHAVQQRPRFPERSDPEIAVYLLHEYLQSLLDFVTDLLKITFGEDAEEGVAFDELRGWVEDLLSEKGAQGFLPDVAVDQIDVLQGRLDAVVRTQASGAQFELLNFRASSLRREQNRLASIIATLGQSGLFKTSQVVKIVKWLKKSRPDAVVGTILASIIAATPPVQTIANTPQDETVQTYASLPKFMLVLCNLIFVEKDWQSTELQDAVKLHWAVFYASAVSYDASLSQAVGLDANGAERHLQEAVNGQAFKFLTNLIAHLEEEPEDPTTALATRSDPENNAFIYAQLQKLVGWLVKQRHFMRGLKNKEEDVGVVRRSSGSAPAQNFQSFLTLMAAVYQRLPPDSATALWDESSFTGVVLDLRTAYPPDAFWDLMCAISKGPECASKCFEKFKETRLSWNALFKFYQHYIELMPPLYGTLKTTHQTSIEGMSHDEYLVADGWTRLLANVVRDSTIARGALLQSKPHPLQTLFDIVNCDIATDLKAAVFEAINAFVERRGDSADDDVVARAVDNYERVTFADPTLDVREGTRVPQPIGWMQRMELAEQDLGLYPLTRAYIGFLTALMPSEKARVNGALRRGAMYVIDRVLLGSRPQASTTEQWSNYQAIMAFFEKALQTFDLTDLLSPARGTAAALSEQPGFLILLRILSEPAVFAPLGDIVDGAVPMAPNRPRIANECLLRVLRIYHRILDIQLVFSDVLLLTLQSTTGFKRPLGFQSLDHLLLNRLSNVINIAFSVGDRDDAVAFVSLKIIAALAQSPVFSSADMFHGVYAKVMNRLAGVIDSSDESIRIAQAFSSKLSEEGEDLSPEYVALESKAVLRGEDSDHLPILMRSAILDMLVDNTADATGPNIAHFLLGFDFRARELGLQDPRAPGSRRSCLQVILEQLNEKPPMIQLHPVLAAKSVQLIHQLFAHPVTGPSTMAYTESYDGFPARQLGALPRTCPAVATDVVGLGIASTYTDEVETSADVLVAYLNYQRFILASVGIQTFAFEGHGASSEYISKQLFADEDEDEEDQRPPLLIDLVSNIDIQFVEADPDAQQDKTLEFYYNFNFDQYKQPGTDLFDLDVLARALKSNRRQLERQGAVIQGTSADAMAKEAQYILARLAFKNRQNEIFVAKGDFLEAWNETLKVALALLFHHVPEDRQEVLLFELLSAVLDRMSGDLPPGVLDLLSEAALMSVNTLMTALSTLDATNLPLDQMSTVLTKIIDAVLKPGTTEIVRGNLYASITQYLQLVPGGDSALRRSTITDLAARKDRFIPLLCRDAMDMRDVWKTEYFSLLASIAALGDRVILAPLVTSRFLAQFVRSIKDRELQLQECLVPDPDGLHAFWVYEANAAFLTAYASSPKGASDLIDAGVFETLATCSFMGVSPFNDDVLSIGSNAEAVERQHRVLISALQLLVRVLSHTSVVGQKNALSFLGAHRDSFLILLRENQAYITGTGIDESRLIVALFTAVVPKVSPDEVRSSSGFGAFHHSVLFLAAKFLEPSWADNVHSDAQEAKDKVLQLNQVIIAYLVVTTTGLKAGSPSSPRPVFVVDAARSNGAARIGSAPSLLAAVEYVAELAETLQDVSNAYDDVADKLEAGEDVGAAGFEAGSVEELQASFVARTNAISIMIESLLLLIWRHMMYYTADAGGEGVRPTTLSLSFSSAGMSSAAPGAVSMRALERVAAFLRGVLDRLDDVDVANRKDDAYYAMLVRRLRELCGGLTE; from the exons ATGTCGCGGCTCCCACTCGCGCAGTGGGATCCATCCCTCTTCACCGAACTACTCcaccttctcgtcctcataTCCTCTCGCCCGTCCACATCTGTCTTCCGCCGCTTCttcgacaagctcgacacTGCTCGTCCGTGGATCATCGCCCTCAccgccctccccacccccaacAATGAGGACAAGGAATTCATTGCAACGAGTCCCATCTCCACTCCCGACGGTGTCGAGGTTCGCGTcaccgacgagctcctcgtaACCACAAACACCATCGCCGAGTCACTCAacctctcccacctcctctccgccgtGTTGGCCCTCCACGCTGTCCAGCAGCGTCCCAGATTCCCCGAGCGGTCCGACCCAGAAATCGCCGTCTACCTGCTTCACGAGTATCTGCAGAGTCTGCTCGACTTTGTCACAGACCTGCTCAAGATCACGTtcggcgaggatgccgaggagggtgtgGCGTTTGACGAGCTTCGCGGTTGGGTCGAGGACCTGCTCAGCGAGAAGGGCGCACAGGGCTTCCTCCCTGACGTTGCCGTTGACCAGATTGACGTGCTCCAGGGCcgactcgacgccgtcgtgcGGACGCAGGCGTCTGGTGCCCAGttcgagctcctcaactTCCGCGCGTCGAGTCTGCGTCGTGAGCAGAACCGCCTCGCGAGCATCATCGCAACCCTCGGTCAGAGCGGCCTATTCAAGACGTCTCAGGTGGTCAAGATTGTCAAGTGGTTGAAGAAGTCGCGCCCAGATGCAGTCGTCGGCACCATTCTGGCTTCCATCATCGCCGCAACACCACCAGTGCAAACAATCGCGAACACCCCCCAGGACGAGACAGTGCAGACATACGCCAGCCTGCCAAAGTTCATGCTGGTGCTGTGCAACCTCATC TTTGTCGAGAAGGACTGGCAGAGCACTGAGCTGCAAGACGCGGTCAAGCTGCATTGGGCGGTATTCTATGCCAGCGCAGTCTCATATGACGCGTCATTGAGTCAGGCTGTTGGACTGGACGCAAACGGTGCGGAGCGGCACCTCCAGGAGGCGGTGAACGGCCAGGCGTTCAAGTTCCTGACCAATCTCATCGCAcacctcgaggaggagcccgaGGATCCGACCACTGCGCTCGCAACGCGCTCCGATCCTGAAAACAACGCGTTCATCTACGCCCAACTTCAGAAGCTTGTAGGATGGCTCGTGAAGCAGCGCCATTTCATGCGTGGGCTCAAgaacaaggaggaggatgtcggcgtcgtgCGGCGGTCATCAGGCTCCGCACCGGCCCAGAACTTCCAGTCGTTCCTCACTCTCATGGCGGCGGTATACCAGCGCTTGCCACCAGATagcgcgacggcgctcTGGGACGAGTCGTCGTTCACCGGCGttgtccttgacctccGTACCGCATACCCCCCAGACGCATTCTGGGACTTGATGTGCGCAATTTCCAAGGGACCAGAGTGTGCGAGTAAATGCTTCGAAAAATTCAAGGAGACGCGCCTGTCATGGAACGCCCTGTTCAAGTTCTACCAGCACTACATCGAGCTCATGCCACCTCTGTACGGTACCCTCAAGACGACGCACCAGACATCTATCGAAGGCATGAGCCACGACGAGTATTTGGTCGCCGACGGGTGGACGCGGTTACTCGCCAACGTGGTACGTGACTCGACTATTGCCCGCGGCGCACTCCTCCAGTCCAAGCCGCACCCGCTCCAGACTCTCTTCGACATTGTGAACTGCGACATCGCAACCGACCTCAAGGCGGCCGTGTTCGAGGCGATCAACGCGTTTGttgagcgccgcggcgactcggccgacgacgacgtggtTGCGCGAGCGGTCGACAACTATGAGCGAGTTACGTTCGCCGACCCGACGCTCGACGTACGTGAGGGGACCCGCGTGCCACAGCCCATCGGCTGGATGCAGCGCATGGAACTGGCCGAGCAGGACCTCGGGCTCTACCCGCTCACACGCGCGTACATCGGCTTCCTCACAGCGCTCATGCCTTCAGAAAAGGCGCGCGTGAACGGTGCCCTCCGCCGCGGGGCTATGTACGTGATCGATCGCGTTCTTCTGGGGTCCCGGCCCCAGGCATCAACGACGGAACAGTGGTCCAACTATCAGGCCATCATGGCGTTTTTCGAAAAGGCGCTGCAGACGTTCGACCTCACAGACCTGCTCTCGCCAGCACGTGGCACCGCCGCTGCGTTGTCAGAGCAGCCAGGATTTTTGATCCTCTTGCGGATTCTCAGCGAACCGGCCGTGTTCGCGCCGCTTggcgacattgtcgacgGTGCTGTGCCCATGGCCCCTAACAGGCCGCGCATCGCCAACGAGTGCTTGCTCCGCGTGCTCCGCATCTACCACCGCATACTCGACATTCAGCTCGTGTTTAGCGAcgtgctcctcctcacacTCCAGTCGACAACTGGCTTCAAGCGCCCACTAGGATTCCAGTCGCTCGACCACTTGCTGTTGAACCGCCTCTCAAACGTCATCAACATTGCCTTCTCCGTCGGGGACCGCGACGATGCCGTTGCGTTTGTCAGCCTCAAGATTATTGCGGCTCTTGCGCAATCGCCTGTCTTCTCCAGCGCGGACATGTTCCACGGCGTTTACGCAAAGGTCATGAACCGCTTGGCCGGTGTCATCGACTCGTCCGACGAGTCGATCCGCATCGCGCAGGCGTTCTCATCCAAATTGTccgaggagggtgaggaccTCTCACCTGAGTACGTCGCGCTCGAATCCAAGGCTGTCCTCCGTGGCGAGGACTCGGATCACCTTCCCATCCTGATGCGATCCGCGATCCTGGATATGCTGGTCGACAACACGGCGGATGCCACGGGTCCCAACATTGcccacttcctcctcggcttcgACTTCCGGGCGCGCGAGTTAGGTCTGCAAGACCCTCGTGCTCCTGGgtcgcgccgctcgtgcCTCCAGGTCATCCTCGAACAGCTCAACGAGAAGCCGCCGATGATCCAGCTCCaccccgtcctcgctgccAAGAGTGTACAGCTCATCCACCAGCTCTTCGCGCACCCAGTTACCGGGCCGAGCACCATGGCCTACACCGAGTCGTACGACGGCTTCCCGGCGAGGCAACTCGGGGCGTTACCTCGGACATGCCCTGCTGTGGCTACCGATGTCGTGGGGCTTGGCATCGCATCGACGTACacggacgaggtcgagaccTCGGCCGATGTCCTCGTAGCGTACCTCAACTACCAGCGTTTCATCCTCGCTTCGGTCGGGATCCAGACGTTTGCGTTCGAGGGTCACGGTGCGTCGTCCGAGTACATCTCAAAGCAGCTgttcgccgacgaggatgaggacgaggaggaccagcgcccgccgctcctcatcgacctcgtTTCCAACATCGACATCCAGTtcgtcgaggcggaccCCGATGCCCAGCAGGACAAGACGCTCGAGTTCTACTACAACTTCAACTTTGACCAGTACAAGCAGCCAGGGACAGACTTgttcgacctcgacgtgctcgcGCGTGCGCTCAAGTCGAATCggcgccagctcgagcgccaggGGGCCGTTATTCAGGGCACTTCGGCGGACGCAatggccaaggaggcgcaGTACATCCTGGCGCGCCTTGCGTTCAAGAATCGTCAGAACGAGATCTTTGTCGCGAAGGGTGACTTCCTGGAGGCGTGGAACGAGACTCTCAAAGTCGCACTTGCACTGCTCTTCCACCACGTGCCCGAGGACAGGCAAGAGGTGCTGCTCTTCGAGCTCCTTTCCGCGGTGCTGGACAGAATGAGCGGTGACCTCCCACCCGGCGTTCTAGACCTCCTCTCCGAAGCAGCGCTCATGTCGGTCAACACGCTCATGACGGCCCTGTCGACACTCGACGCTACCAACCTCCCGCTTGACCAGATGTCGACCGTCCTCACCAAGATCATCGACGCGGTCCTCAAGCCAGGTACTACCGAGATCGTGCGCGGTAACCTCTACGCATCTATCACGCAGTACCTCCAGCTCGTACCCGGCGGGGACAGCGCGCTTCGCCGTTCGACCATTAccgaccttgccgcgcGAAAAGACCGTTTCATCCCGCTCCTCTGCCGGGACGCGATGGACATGCGCGACGTGTGGAAGACGGAGTATTTCTCGCTCCTTGCCAGCATCGCCGCACTTGGCGACCGTGTGATCCTCGCGCCGCTTGTCACGAGCCGGTTCCTCGCCCAGTTTGTGCGCAGCATCAAGGACCGCGAGCTGCAGCTCCAGGAATGCCTGGTGCCGGACCCAGACGGCCTCCACGCTTTCTGGGTGTACGAGGCCAACGCCGCTTTCCTTACGGCCtacgcgagctcgccgaaAGGCGCAAGCGACCTTATCGACGCGGGCGTCTTTGAGACGTTGGCTACATGCAGTTTCATGGGTGTGTCGCCTTtcaacgacgacgtcctCT CCATCGGATcgaacgccgaggcggtcgagcgccAGCACCGCGTCCTGATCTCGGCGCTGCAATTGCTCGTGCGCGTGCTTTCCCACACCTCCGTTGTGGGTCAGAAGAACGCACTCTcgttcctcggcgcgcaccGCGACTcgttcctcatcctcctccgcgagaACCAGGCTTACATCACGGGTACGGGTATCGACGAGTCGCGCCTCATCGTGGCGCTCTTCACCGCCGTCGTTCCCAAGGTTTCTCCTGACGAGgtgcgcagctcgtcgggcTTTGGCGCCTTCCATCACTCCGTGCTCTTCCTTGCGGCCAAGTTCCTTGAACCCTCCTGGGCTGACAACGTCCACTCCGACGCCCAGGAAGCGAAGGACAAGGTTTTGCAACTCAACCAGGTCATCATTGCGTACCTCGTAGTGACCACCACAGGGCTCAAGGCTGGCTCCCCGTCATCCCCGCGCCCTGTCTTCGTGGTTGACGCAGCTCGGTCGAACGGTGCGGCTCGCATCGGTTCCGCACCATCCCTCCTGGCAGCCGTGGAATATgtggccgagctcgcagAGACGCTACAGGACGTCTCGAACGCCTATGACGACGTCGCAGACAAACTTGAGGCCGGGGAGGATGTTGGTGCAGCCGGCTTCGAAGCTGGCTCTGTGGAGGAGCTGCAGGCTAGCTTCGTTGCGAGGACCAACGCCATTTCCA TCATGATCGagtccctcctcctcctcattTGGCGGCACATGATGTACTACACCGCGGatgcgggcggcgagggcgtacGCCCAACTACGCTGAGCCTAAGCTTCAGCTCTGCGGGGATGAGCAGTGCAGCACCCGGCGCAGTCAGCATGCGGGCCCTAGAACGTGTGGCCGCGTTCCTCCGCGGCGTGTTGGACCGACtggacgacgtcgatgtCGCGAACCGCAAGGACGACGCATACTACGCGATGCTGGTGCGCCGGCTACGCGAGCTGTGTGGTGGCCTAACCGAATAG